DNA sequence from the Streptomyces canus genome:
ACTCGACTCCTACCAGCATCTGCTGATCGAACTGGCCCAGGAGCGCGGCCGCGGCGAGGTCTCCGACTGGGGTTCGGCCGAGATCGGCCCCGACATCTCGCCGGACGACAGCCTGGAGCGAGTCGTCCAGGTGGTGGGCAGCGCGGATCTGCGCGCGATCCAGCAGACCATCGAGCGCATCGACCTCGACGCCCTGGAGCGCGCCGCCCAGGCCCTGGCCAAGGCCCGCCGCATCGACGTGTACGGCGTCGGCGGCAGTGGCGCGGTCGCCCAGGAGACCGAGACCCGGCTGTTCCGCATCGGCTGCCAGGTCCGCGGCTGGACCGAGGTGCACGGCGCGGCCACCTCCGCGGCCCTGCTCACCCCCGCCGACGTGGCCATAGGCATCTCCCACTCCGGCGCCACCCGCGAGACCCTCGAGCCCTTCGAGACGGCCAAGGAGCGGGGCGCGACCACCATCGCCATCACCACCGACCCGCGCTCCCCGCTGGCCAAGGCCGCCGACATCCGGCTCATCTCCTCGACCTCGGAGACCAGCTTCCGCACCGGCAGCATCGGCGGCCGGCACTCCGTCCTGATGATCATCGACTGCCTCTACGTCCGCGTCGGC
Encoded proteins:
- a CDS encoding MurR/RpiR family transcriptional regulator, with the translated sequence MPPTDVTTLIRTELPRLAGSLRKVGELILEDPAAVTHCSAAELGRRTGTSQATVTRFCRAIGLDSYQHLLIELAQERGRGEVSDWGSAEIGPDISPDDSLERVVQVVGSADLRAIQQTIERIDLDALERAAQALAKARRIDVYGVGGSGAVAQETETRLFRIGCQVRGWTEVHGAATSAALLTPADVAIGISHSGATRETLEPFETAKERGATTIAITTDPRSPLAKAADIRLISSTSETSFRTGSIGGRHSVLMIIDCLYVRVGQVSYQRASASLALTDHITPRHAVKARRTR